One Chloroflexota bacterium DNA segment encodes these proteins:
- a CDS encoding M20/M25/M40 family metallo-hydrolase — translation METTPKASADVQPKRLRNLLKDLIDIYSPSGKEEEILEYTEDYLKKHGLTVARQEVDENRFNLVVLPEKLDEVDLCFVGHLDTVVAFDLEDYGFYEEEDTVFGLGVSDMKAGCAAMIEAFTVLAERGKNLSSVGLALVVGEEQESDGAKTLTREHSFPWAVVGEPTNMIPCLGHYGYLEVRLRTRGKRAHSSMPELGQNAIETMLKLLLKLTEYADPAPQGLVYNIRQLTGFPGGFVVPDSCEAWLDLHLPPDSRMDLLKAELEQLVEEASENIPGMDAYIRFENAHSGYLISQKRPLVKKLKEAYKKMSLTWDPQIFRSHSDGNVLWAAGTDPIILGPGQLETAHTPEESVDFSQVVKAAQLYLSFALSL, via the coding sequence ATGGAAACCACTCCTAAAGCTTCGGCAGATGTACAGCCCAAGAGGCTGAGAAACCTGCTCAAGGATCTCATAGATATATATAGTCCCTCTGGAAAGGAAGAGGAGATACTCGAATATACAGAGGATTACTTGAAGAAACATGGTTTGACCGTAGCAAGGCAAGAAGTCGATGAAAACCGTTTCAACCTGGTGGTACTGCCCGAGAAGCTGGATGAAGTAGACCTCTGCTTCGTGGGGCATCTGGATACAGTCGTCGCCTTCGACCTGGAGGACTACGGCTTCTACGAGGAAGAAGACACGGTCTTCGGACTGGGCGTCTCAGACATGAAAGCCGGTTGTGCCGCCATGATAGAAGCATTCACTGTACTGGCCGAGAGAGGGAAGAATCTCTCATCCGTAGGCCTTGCCCTGGTCGTAGGTGAAGAGCAGGAAAGCGATGGTGCTAAAACCCTCACCAGAGAACACAGCTTCCCCTGGGCAGTCGTTGGTGAGCCCACCAACATGATTCCCTGCCTCGGCCACTACGGCTATCTGGAAGTCCGCTTACGCACCAGGGGTAAGAGAGCTCATTCTTCCATGCCCGAGCTGGGCCAGAACGCTATCGAGACCATGCTGAAGCTTCTTTTGAAACTGACTGAGTATGCCGACCCCGCACCGCAGGGGCTGGTCTATAACATCCGGCAACTTACAGGATTTCCCGGTGGATTTGTAGTACCCGATAGCTGTGAGGCCTGGCTGGACCTTCACTTGCCACCTGACTCCCGAATGGACCTGCTCAAGGCGGAGCTGGAACAGTTGGTAGAAGAGGCCAGTGAGAACATACCCGGCATGGATGCCTACATCAGGTTCGAGAATGCACACTCAGGCTACCTCATCTCTCAGAAAAGGCCTCTGGTGAAGAAGTTGAAAGAAGCCTACAAGAAGATGTCCCTCACCTGGGATCCTCAGATATTCAGAAGCCATTCGGATGGTAACGTGCTCTGGGCCGCGGGCACAGACCCCATTATTCTGGGACCCGGTCAACTGGAGACGGCACATACGCCTGAGGAATCGGTAGACTTCTCTCAGGTGGTAAAGGCAGCCCAACTCTATCTGAGCTTTGCCCTTTCCCTGTAA
- a CDS encoding HesA/MoeB/ThiF family protein yields the protein MRKKPAQSVLTREDLERYDRQIRYDGFGEEGQEKLKTSHVIVAGAGGLGCPASTYLACAGVGRITIIDDGIVDLSNLNRQILHWQEDIGQKKVASATAKLARLNPSVQILPKATRITRRNATRLIKGANVVIDAMDNFETRAILNQACVSEGIPFIHGGVWGLCGQVTTIIPGETPCLECIYPEKPVDQGVFPVFGVTPGLIAMIQAVEAIKIIAGFGRLLAGQMLYINEANMDFCLRELIKNPNCPVCGGMKGG from the coding sequence ATGCGTAAGAAGCCAGCACAGAGCGTGCTCACCAGGGAAGATCTCGAAAGATACGACCGGCAGATAAGATACGATGGGTTCGGCGAGGAAGGGCAAGAGAAGCTGAAGACTTCTCATGTAATCGTAGCCGGTGCCGGAGGATTGGGATGTCCAGCCTCAACTTACCTGGCCTGCGCTGGTGTAGGGCGCATCACTATCATAGATGACGGAATCGTGGATCTCTCTAATCTCAATCGGCAGATACTTCACTGGCAAGAGGATATCGGTCAGAAGAAGGTAGCCTCAGCCACAGCCAAGCTGGCCAGGCTGAACCCGTCCGTACAGATTCTTCCCAAGGCAACCAGAATCACCAGGAGAAATGCCACACGCCTGATAAAAGGGGCCAATGTGGTGATAGACGCAATGGACAATTTCGAGACCAGGGCCATATTGAACCAGGCATGTGTCTCTGAAGGAATCCCTTTCATACACGGCGGAGTGTGGGGATTGTGCGGCCAGGTTACCACTATCATCCCCGGAGAGACACCCTGCCTTGAGTGCATCTATCCCGAGAAACCGGTGGATCAGGGGGTGTTCCCCGTCTTTGGTGTCACCCCGGGTTTAATAGCCATGATTCAGGCCGTCGAGGCTATCAAGATCATTGCCGGTTTTGGCCGCTTGCTCGCAGGGCAGATGCTCTACATCAATGAAGCAAACATGGATTTCTGCCTCCGCGAGTTGATCAAGAACCCAAACTGTCCGGTCTGCGGAGGCATGAAGGGAGGCTGA